In a single window of the Callithrix jacchus isolate 240 chromosome 1, calJac240_pri, whole genome shotgun sequence genome:
- the LOC100415731 gene encoding uncharacterized protein LOC100415731 isoform X6 yields the protein MYRIGLEARIRIVRAGKAEARQECAQEWGAQPLRGMPCVLFYGRPAPAQQMRITRWVERVDSGLAGRARSWAAKRRRKKICRSENEAPIQDPEEGRTARIAEEMSPHELLQEENRQNLGLSTNLKQVEDEKNSFWEQLEKKEATHNLEKQIATLHAQVADMKKRIDSVGCLETAKEVKRQLRDDLEGRPEKMENTKTWLQRELDKQRQRVCNLQEKQKKFDQLLAEEKTISAKYAEERDRAEAEAQEKETKALSLARALKEAMEQKVELERLNKQFRVEMEDIMSSKGKSVHELKPRWLLEQQVKELKTQLEELEDELQDTENANLQLEVNLQAMKIQFERDLQGRDEQSEEKQQQLVRQVREMEAELEDERKRHSMAVAARKKLEIDLEAHIDSANKNWDEAIEQLWKWRAQVKHCMRELDDTRASREEILAQAKENERNLKSVEAEMIHLHKLLAEEKTISAKYAEERDRAEARAREKETKVLLLARALKEAMEQKVELERLNKQFRVEMEDIMSSKGKSVHELKSRWLLEQQVKELKTQLEELEDELQDTENANLQLEVNLQAMKIQFERDLQGRDEQSEEKQQQLARQVREMEAELEDERKRHSMAVAARKKLEIDLEAHIDSANRNWDEAIEQLWKWRLLAEEKTISAKYAEERDRAEARAREETKALSLARALKEAMEQKVELERLNKQFRVEMEDIMSSKGKSVHELKSRRLLEQQVDELKTQLEELEDELQDTENANLQLEVNLQAMKIQFERDLQGRDEQSEEKQQQLVRQVREMEAELEDERKRHSMAVAARKKLEIDLEAHIDSANRNWDEAIEQLRKRRAQVKHCMRELDDTRTSREEILAPAKENERNLKSVEAEMICLHEELAAAERAKRQARQEQDDLLVDLDHQRQIVCHLEKQKFDQLLAEEKTISAKYAEERDRAEAEAREKETKALSLARALKEAMEQKVELERLNKQFRVEMEDIMSSKGKSVHELKPRWLLEQQVDELKTQLEELEDELQDTENANLQLEVNLQAMKIQFERDLQGRDEQSEEKQQQLVRQVREMEAELEDERKRHSMAVAARKKLEIDLEAHIDSANRNWDEAIEQLRKRRQVELKTQLEELEDELQDTENANLQLEVNLQAMKIQFERDLQGRDEQSEEKQQQLVRQAWGPAVCPDDCSDEEVDGKVDGTEAKLLNKPPLLQPETHGQADTAASPSQTLPHTSPDLGTVVNVPPTPIPSPSRHEGSLPAR from the exons ATGTACAGGATTGGTTTGGAAGCCAGAATTAGGATTGTCAGAGCTGGGAAAGCAGAAGCAAGGCAAGAGTGTGCACAGGAGTGGGGCGCACAGCCGCTCCGTGGTATGCCGTGTGTCCTCTTTTACGGCAGGCCAGCTCCAGCCCAGCAGATGAGAATCACCAGATGGGTGGAAAGAGTGGATTCAG GTTTGGCTGGCCGCGCCAGGAGCTGGGCAGCAAAAAGGAGGCGTAAGAAAATTTGCCGCAGTGAAAATGAAG CTCCCATTCAAGACCCGGAGGAGGGTAGGACTGCGAGGATTGCGGAGGAGATGTCACCTCac GAGCTGCTGCAGGAGGAGAACCGGCAGAATCTGGGCCTGAGCACCAACCTCAAGCAGGTGGAGGATGAGAAGAATTCCTTCTGGGAACAGCTGGAGAAGAAGGAGGCCACGCACAACCTTGAGAAGCAGATTGCCACCCTCCACGCCCAG GTGGCCGACATGAAGAAGAGAATTGACAGTGTGGGGTGCCTGGAAACCGCAAAGGAGGTGAAGAGGCAGCTCCGGGATGACCTGGAGGGTCGACCTGAGAAGATGGAGAATACCAAGACATGGCTGCAGCGGGAGCTGGACAAGCAGCGCCAGAGGGTGTGCAACCTGCAGGAGAAGCAGAAGAAGTTTGACCAG ctcctggcagaGGAGAAGACCATCTCTGCCAAGTATGCAGAGGAGCGTGACCGGGCCGAGGCCGAGGCCCAAGAGAAGGAGACCAAGGCGCTGTCGCTGGCCCGGGCCCTGAAGGAAGCCATGGAGCAGAAAGTGGAGCTGGAGCGGCTCAACAAGCAGTTCCGCGTGGAGATGGAGGACATCATGAGCTCCAAGGGCAAGAGC GTCCATGAGCTGAAGCCCAGGTGGCTTCTGGAGCAGCAGGTGAAGGAGTtgaagacccagctggaggagctggaggatgAGCTGCAGGACACTGAAAATGCCAATCTGCAGCTGGAGGTCAACCTGCAGGCCATGAAGATCCAGTTCGAGCGGGACCTGCAGGGCCGGGACGAGCAGagtgaggagaagcagcagcagctggtcaGACAG GTgcgggagatggaggcagagctggaggaCGAGAGGAAGAGGCACTCCATGGCAGTGGCCGCCCGGAAGAAGCTGGAGATTGACCTGGAGGCGCACATTGACTCGGCCAACAAGAACTGGGATGAAGCCATCGAGCAGCTGTGGAAGTGGCGG gcccaggtTAAACACTGCATGCGTGAGCTGGACGACACACGCGCCTCTCGCGAGGAGATCCTGGCCCAGGCCAAAGAGAATGAGAGGAACCTGAAGAGTGTGGAGGCTGAGATGATCCACTTGCACAAG ctcctggcagaGGAGAAGACCATCTCTGCCAAGTATGCAGAGGAGCGTGACCGGGCCGAGGCCAGGGCCCGAGAGAAGGAGACCAAGGTGCTGTTGCTGGCCCGGGCCCTGAAGGAAGCCATGGAGCAGAAAGTGGAGCTGGAGCGGCTCAACAAGCAGTTCCGCGTGGAGATGGAGGACATCATGAGCTCCAAGGGCAAGAGC GTCCATGAGCTGAAGTCCAGGTGGCTTCTGGAGCAGCAGGTGAAGGAGTtgaagacccagctggaggagttGGAGGATGAGCTGCAGGACACTGAAAATGCCAATCTGCAGCTGGAGGTCAACCTGCAGGCCATGAAGATCCAGTTCGAGCGGGACCTGCAGGGCCGGGACGAGCAGAgcgaggagaagcagcagcagctggccAGACAG GTgcgggagatggaggcagagctggaggaCGAGAGGAAGAGGCACTCCATGGCAGTGGCCGCCCGGAAGAAGCTGGAGATTGACCTGGAGGCACACATTGACTCGGCCAACAGGAACTGGGATGAAGCCATCGAGCAGCTGTGGAAGTGGCGG ctcctggcagaGGAGAAAACCATCTCTGCCAAGTATGCAGAGGAGCGTGACCGGGCCGAGGCCAGGGCCCGAGAGGAGACCAAGGCGCTATCGCTGGCCCGGGCCCTGAAGGAAGCCATGGAGCAGAAAGTGGAGCTGGAGCGGCTCAACAAGCAGTTCCGCGTGGAGATGGAGGACATCATGAGCTCCAAGGGCAAGAGC GTCCATGAGCTGAAGTCCAGGCGGCTTCTGGAGCAGCAGGTGGACGAGTtgaagacccagctggaggagctggaggatgAGCTGCAGGACACTGAAAATGCCAATCTGCAGCTGGAGGTCAACCTGCAGGCCATGAAGATCCAGTTCGAGCGGGACCTGCAGGGCCGGGACGAGCAGagtgaggagaagcagcagcagctggtcaGACAG GTgcgggagatggaggcagagctggaggaCGAGAGGAAGAGGCACTCCATGGCAGTGGCCGCCCGGAAGAAGCTGGAGATTGACCTGGAGGCGCACATTGACTCGGCCAACAGGAACTGGGATGAAGCCATCGAGCAGCTGCGGAAGCGGCGG gcccaggtTAAACACTGCATGCGTGAGCTGGACGACACACGCACCTCTCGCGAGGAGATCCTGGCCCCGGCCAAAGAGAATGAGAGGAACCTGAAGAGTGTGGAGGCCGAGATGATCTGCTTGCACGAG GAACTGGCAGCCGCGGAGCGTGCCAAGCGCCAGGCCCGGCAGGAGCAGGACGACCTGCTTGTGGACCTGGACCACCAGCGCCAGATAGTGTGCCACCTGGAGAAGCAGAAGTTTGACCAG ctcctggcagaGGAGAAGACCATCTCTGCCAAGTATGCAGAGGAGCGTGACCGGGCCGAGGCCGAGGCCCGAGAGAAGGAGACCAAGGCGCTGTCGCTGGCCCGGGCCCTGAAGGAAGCCATGGAGCAGAAAGTGGAGCTGGAGCGGCTCAACAAGCAGTTCCGCGTGGAGATGGAGGACATCATGAGCTCCAAGGGCAAGAGC GTCCATGAGCTGAAGCCCAGGTGGCTTCTGGAGCAGCAGGTGGACGAGTtgaagacccagctggaggagctggaggatgAGCTGCAGGACACTGAAAATGCCAATCTGCAGCTGGAGGTCAACCTGCAGGCCATGAAGATCCAGTTCGAGCGGGACCTGCAGGGCCGGGACGAGCAGagtgaggagaagcagcagcagctggtcaGACAG GTgcgggagatggaggcagagctggaggaCGAGAGGAAGAGGCACTCCATGGCAGTGGCCGCCCGGAAGAAGCTGGAGATTGACCTGGAGGCGCACATTGACTCGGCCAACAGGAACTGGGATGAAGCCATCGAGCAGCTGCGGAAGCGGCGG CAGGTGGAGTtgaagacccagctggaggagctggaggatgAGCTGCAGGACACTGAAAATGCCAATCTGCAGCTGGAGGTCAACCTGCAGGCCATGAAGATCCAGTTCGAGCGGGACCTGCAGGGCCGGGACGAGCAGagtgaggagaagcagcagcagctggtcaGACAG GCATGGGGACCTGCCGTTTGCCCCGACGATTGCTCGGATGAGGAGGTGGATGGCAAAGTAGATGGAACTGAGGCCAAACTTCTGAATAAGCCTCCTCTCCTGCAGCCTGAGACACATGGACAGGCGGacactgcagcctccccttccCAGACCCTGCCGCACACCTCCCCCGACCTTGGGACTGTTGTGAACGTGCCTCCCACGCCCATACCGTCTCCCTCCAGGCACGAGGGTAGTTTACCTGCACGGTAG
- the LOC100415731 gene encoding uncharacterized protein LOC100415731 isoform X3 → MYRIGLEARIRIVRAGKAEARQECAQEWGAQPLRGMPCVLFYGRPAPAQQMRITRWVERVDSGLAGRARSWAAKRRRKKICRSENEAPIQDPEEGRTARIAEEMSPHELLQEENRQNLGLSTNLKQVEDEKNSFWEQLEKKEATHNLEKQIATLHAQVADMKKRIDSVGCLETAKEVKRQLRDDLEGRPEKMENTKTWLQRELDKQRQRVCNLQEKQKKFDQLLAEEKTISAKYAEERDRAEAEAQEKETKALSLARALKEAMEQKVELERLNKQFRVEMEDIMSSKGKSVHELKPRWLLEQQVKELKTQLEELEDELQDTENANLQLEVNLQAMKIQFERDLQGRDEQSEEKQQQLVRQVREMEAELEDERKRHSMAVAARKKLEIDLEAHIDSANKNWDEAIEQLWKWRAQVKHCMRELDDTRASREEILAQAKENERNLKSVEAEMIHLHKLLAEEKTISAKYAEERDRAEARAREKETKVLLLARALKEAMEQKVELERLNKQFRVEMEDIMSSKGKSVHELKSRWLLEQQVKELKTQLEELEDELQDTENANLQLEVNLQAMKIQFERDLQGRDEQSEEKQQQLARQVREMEAELEDERKRHSMAVAARKKLEIDLEAHIDSANRNWDEAIEQLWKWRAQVKHCMRELDDTRASREEILAQAKENERNLKSVEAEMIHLHKLLAEEKTISAKYAEERDRAEARAREETKALSLARALKEAMEQKVELERLNKQFRVEMEDIMSSKGKSVHELKSRRLLEQQVDELKTQLEELEDELQDTENANLQLEVNLQAMKIQFERDLQGRDEQSEEKQQQLVRQVREMEAELEDERKRHSMAVAARKKLEIDLEAHIDSANRNWDEAIEQLRKRRAQVKHCMRELDDTRTSREEILAPAKENERNLKSVEAEMICLHEELAAAERAKRQARQEQDDLLVDLDHQRQIVCHLEKQKFDQLLAEEKTISAKYAEERDRAEAEAREKETKALSLARALKEAMEQKVELERLNKQFRVEMEDIMSSKGKSVHELKPRWLLEQQVDELKTQLEELEDELQDTENANLQLEVNLQAMKIQFERDLQGRDEQSEEKQQQLVRQVREMEAELEDERKRHSMAVAARKKLEIDLEAHIDSANRNWDEAIEQLRKRRQVELKTQLEELEDELQDTENANLQLEVNLQAMKIQFERDLQGRDEQSEEKQQQLVRQAWGPAVCPDDCSDEEVDGKVDGTEAKLLNKPPLLQPETHGQADTAASPSQTLPHTSPDLGTVVNVPPTPIPSPSRHEGSLPAR, encoded by the exons ATGTACAGGATTGGTTTGGAAGCCAGAATTAGGATTGTCAGAGCTGGGAAAGCAGAAGCAAGGCAAGAGTGTGCACAGGAGTGGGGCGCACAGCCGCTCCGTGGTATGCCGTGTGTCCTCTTTTACGGCAGGCCAGCTCCAGCCCAGCAGATGAGAATCACCAGATGGGTGGAAAGAGTGGATTCAG GTTTGGCTGGCCGCGCCAGGAGCTGGGCAGCAAAAAGGAGGCGTAAGAAAATTTGCCGCAGTGAAAATGAAG CTCCCATTCAAGACCCGGAGGAGGGTAGGACTGCGAGGATTGCGGAGGAGATGTCACCTCac GAGCTGCTGCAGGAGGAGAACCGGCAGAATCTGGGCCTGAGCACCAACCTCAAGCAGGTGGAGGATGAGAAGAATTCCTTCTGGGAACAGCTGGAGAAGAAGGAGGCCACGCACAACCTTGAGAAGCAGATTGCCACCCTCCACGCCCAG GTGGCCGACATGAAGAAGAGAATTGACAGTGTGGGGTGCCTGGAAACCGCAAAGGAGGTGAAGAGGCAGCTCCGGGATGACCTGGAGGGTCGACCTGAGAAGATGGAGAATACCAAGACATGGCTGCAGCGGGAGCTGGACAAGCAGCGCCAGAGGGTGTGCAACCTGCAGGAGAAGCAGAAGAAGTTTGACCAG ctcctggcagaGGAGAAGACCATCTCTGCCAAGTATGCAGAGGAGCGTGACCGGGCCGAGGCCGAGGCCCAAGAGAAGGAGACCAAGGCGCTGTCGCTGGCCCGGGCCCTGAAGGAAGCCATGGAGCAGAAAGTGGAGCTGGAGCGGCTCAACAAGCAGTTCCGCGTGGAGATGGAGGACATCATGAGCTCCAAGGGCAAGAGC GTCCATGAGCTGAAGCCCAGGTGGCTTCTGGAGCAGCAGGTGAAGGAGTtgaagacccagctggaggagctggaggatgAGCTGCAGGACACTGAAAATGCCAATCTGCAGCTGGAGGTCAACCTGCAGGCCATGAAGATCCAGTTCGAGCGGGACCTGCAGGGCCGGGACGAGCAGagtgaggagaagcagcagcagctggtcaGACAG GTgcgggagatggaggcagagctggaggaCGAGAGGAAGAGGCACTCCATGGCAGTGGCCGCCCGGAAGAAGCTGGAGATTGACCTGGAGGCGCACATTGACTCGGCCAACAAGAACTGGGATGAAGCCATCGAGCAGCTGTGGAAGTGGCGG gcccaggtTAAACACTGCATGCGTGAGCTGGACGACACACGCGCCTCTCGCGAGGAGATCCTGGCCCAGGCCAAAGAGAATGAGAGGAACCTGAAGAGTGTGGAGGCTGAGATGATCCACTTGCACAAG ctcctggcagaGGAGAAGACCATCTCTGCCAAGTATGCAGAGGAGCGTGACCGGGCCGAGGCCAGGGCCCGAGAGAAGGAGACCAAGGTGCTGTTGCTGGCCCGGGCCCTGAAGGAAGCCATGGAGCAGAAAGTGGAGCTGGAGCGGCTCAACAAGCAGTTCCGCGTGGAGATGGAGGACATCATGAGCTCCAAGGGCAAGAGC GTCCATGAGCTGAAGTCCAGGTGGCTTCTGGAGCAGCAGGTGAAGGAGTtgaagacccagctggaggagttGGAGGATGAGCTGCAGGACACTGAAAATGCCAATCTGCAGCTGGAGGTCAACCTGCAGGCCATGAAGATCCAGTTCGAGCGGGACCTGCAGGGCCGGGACGAGCAGAgcgaggagaagcagcagcagctggccAGACAG GTgcgggagatggaggcagagctggaggaCGAGAGGAAGAGGCACTCCATGGCAGTGGCCGCCCGGAAGAAGCTGGAGATTGACCTGGAGGCACACATTGACTCGGCCAACAGGAACTGGGATGAAGCCATCGAGCAGCTGTGGAAGTGGCGG gcccaggtTAAACACTGCATGCGTGAGCTGGACGACACACGCGCCTCTCGCGAGGAGATCCTGGCCCAGGCCAAAGAGAATGAGAGGAACCTGAAGAGTGTGGAGGCCGAGATGATCCACTTGCACAAG ctcctggcagaGGAGAAAACCATCTCTGCCAAGTATGCAGAGGAGCGTGACCGGGCCGAGGCCAGGGCCCGAGAGGAGACCAAGGCGCTATCGCTGGCCCGGGCCCTGAAGGAAGCCATGGAGCAGAAAGTGGAGCTGGAGCGGCTCAACAAGCAGTTCCGCGTGGAGATGGAGGACATCATGAGCTCCAAGGGCAAGAGC GTCCATGAGCTGAAGTCCAGGCGGCTTCTGGAGCAGCAGGTGGACGAGTtgaagacccagctggaggagctggaggatgAGCTGCAGGACACTGAAAATGCCAATCTGCAGCTGGAGGTCAACCTGCAGGCCATGAAGATCCAGTTCGAGCGGGACCTGCAGGGCCGGGACGAGCAGagtgaggagaagcagcagcagctggtcaGACAG GTgcgggagatggaggcagagctggaggaCGAGAGGAAGAGGCACTCCATGGCAGTGGCCGCCCGGAAGAAGCTGGAGATTGACCTGGAGGCGCACATTGACTCGGCCAACAGGAACTGGGATGAAGCCATCGAGCAGCTGCGGAAGCGGCGG gcccaggtTAAACACTGCATGCGTGAGCTGGACGACACACGCACCTCTCGCGAGGAGATCCTGGCCCCGGCCAAAGAGAATGAGAGGAACCTGAAGAGTGTGGAGGCCGAGATGATCTGCTTGCACGAG GAACTGGCAGCCGCGGAGCGTGCCAAGCGCCAGGCCCGGCAGGAGCAGGACGACCTGCTTGTGGACCTGGACCACCAGCGCCAGATAGTGTGCCACCTGGAGAAGCAGAAGTTTGACCAG ctcctggcagaGGAGAAGACCATCTCTGCCAAGTATGCAGAGGAGCGTGACCGGGCCGAGGCCGAGGCCCGAGAGAAGGAGACCAAGGCGCTGTCGCTGGCCCGGGCCCTGAAGGAAGCCATGGAGCAGAAAGTGGAGCTGGAGCGGCTCAACAAGCAGTTCCGCGTGGAGATGGAGGACATCATGAGCTCCAAGGGCAAGAGC GTCCATGAGCTGAAGCCCAGGTGGCTTCTGGAGCAGCAGGTGGACGAGTtgaagacccagctggaggagctggaggatgAGCTGCAGGACACTGAAAATGCCAATCTGCAGCTGGAGGTCAACCTGCAGGCCATGAAGATCCAGTTCGAGCGGGACCTGCAGGGCCGGGACGAGCAGagtgaggagaagcagcagcagctggtcaGACAG GTgcgggagatggaggcagagctggaggaCGAGAGGAAGAGGCACTCCATGGCAGTGGCCGCCCGGAAGAAGCTGGAGATTGACCTGGAGGCGCACATTGACTCGGCCAACAGGAACTGGGATGAAGCCATCGAGCAGCTGCGGAAGCGGCGG CAGGTGGAGTtgaagacccagctggaggagctggaggatgAGCTGCAGGACACTGAAAATGCCAATCTGCAGCTGGAGGTCAACCTGCAGGCCATGAAGATCCAGTTCGAGCGGGACCTGCAGGGCCGGGACGAGCAGagtgaggagaagcagcagcagctggtcaGACAG GCATGGGGACCTGCCGTTTGCCCCGACGATTGCTCGGATGAGGAGGTGGATGGCAAAGTAGATGGAACTGAGGCCAAACTTCTGAATAAGCCTCCTCTCCTGCAGCCTGAGACACATGGACAGGCGGacactgcagcctccccttccCAGACCCTGCCGCACACCTCCCCCGACCTTGGGACTGTTGTGAACGTGCCTCCCACGCCCATACCGTCTCCCTCCAGGCACGAGGGTAGTTTACCTGCACGGTAG
- the LOC100415731 gene encoding uncharacterized protein LOC100415731 isoform X9, translating to MYRIGLEARIRIVRAGKAEARQECAQEWGAQPLRGMPCVLFYGRPAPAQQMRITRWVERVDSGLAGRARSWAAKRRRKKICRSENEAPIQDPEEGRTARIAEEMSPHELLQEENRQNLGLSTNLKQVEDEKNSFWEQLEKKEATHNLEKQIATLHAQVADMKKRIDSVGCLETAKEVKRQLRDDLEGRPEKMENTKTWLQRELDKQRQRVCNLQEKQKKFDQLLAEEKTISAKYAEERDRAEAEAQEKETKALSLARALKEAMEQKVELERLNKQFRVEMEDIMSSKGKSVHELKPRWLLEQQVKELKTQLEELEDELQDTENANLQLEVNLQAMKIQFERDLQGRDEQSEEKQQQLVRQVREMEAELEDERKRHSMAVAARKKLEIDLEAHIDSANKNWDEAIEQLWKWRAQVKHCMRELDDTRASREEILAQAKENERNLKSVEAEMIHLHKLLAEEKTISAKYAEERDRAEARAREKETKVLLLARALKEAMEQKVELERLNKQFRVEMEDIMSSKGKSVHELKSRWLLEQQVKELKTQLEELEDELQDTENANLQLEVNLQAMKIQFERDLQGRDEQSEEKQQQLARQVREMEAELEDERKRHSMAVAARKKLEIDLEAHIDSANRNWDEAIEQLWKWRAQVKHCMRELDDTRASREEILAQAKENERNLKSVEAEMIHLHKLLAEEKTISAKYAEERDRAEARAREETKALSLARALKEAMEQKVELERLNKQFRVEMEDIMSSKGKSVHELKSRRLLEQQVDELKTQLEELEDELQDTENANLQLEVNLQAMKIQFERDLQGRDEQSEEKQQQLVRQVREMEAELEDERKRHSMAVAARKKLEIDLEAHIDSANRNWDEAIEQLRKRRAQVKHCMRELDDTRTSREEILAPAKENERNLKSVEAEMICLHEELAAAERAKRQARQEQDDLLVDLDHQRQIVCHLEKQKFDQLLAEEKTISAKYAEERDRAEAEAREKETKALSLARALKEAMEQKVELERLNKQFRVEMEDIMSSKGKSVHELKPRWLLEQQVELKTQLEELEDELQDTENANLQLEVNLQAMKIQFERDLQGRDEQSEEKQQQLVRQAWGPAVCPDDCSDEEVDGKVDGTEAKLLNKPPLLQPETHGQADTAASPSQTLPHTSPDLGTVVNVPPTPIPSPSRHEGSLPAR from the exons ATGTACAGGATTGGTTTGGAAGCCAGAATTAGGATTGTCAGAGCTGGGAAAGCAGAAGCAAGGCAAGAGTGTGCACAGGAGTGGGGCGCACAGCCGCTCCGTGGTATGCCGTGTGTCCTCTTTTACGGCAGGCCAGCTCCAGCCCAGCAGATGAGAATCACCAGATGGGTGGAAAGAGTGGATTCAG GTTTGGCTGGCCGCGCCAGGAGCTGGGCAGCAAAAAGGAGGCGTAAGAAAATTTGCCGCAGTGAAAATGAAG CTCCCATTCAAGACCCGGAGGAGGGTAGGACTGCGAGGATTGCGGAGGAGATGTCACCTCac GAGCTGCTGCAGGAGGAGAACCGGCAGAATCTGGGCCTGAGCACCAACCTCAAGCAGGTGGAGGATGAGAAGAATTCCTTCTGGGAACAGCTGGAGAAGAAGGAGGCCACGCACAACCTTGAGAAGCAGATTGCCACCCTCCACGCCCAG GTGGCCGACATGAAGAAGAGAATTGACAGTGTGGGGTGCCTGGAAACCGCAAAGGAGGTGAAGAGGCAGCTCCGGGATGACCTGGAGGGTCGACCTGAGAAGATGGAGAATACCAAGACATGGCTGCAGCGGGAGCTGGACAAGCAGCGCCAGAGGGTGTGCAACCTGCAGGAGAAGCAGAAGAAGTTTGACCAG ctcctggcagaGGAGAAGACCATCTCTGCCAAGTATGCAGAGGAGCGTGACCGGGCCGAGGCCGAGGCCCAAGAGAAGGAGACCAAGGCGCTGTCGCTGGCCCGGGCCCTGAAGGAAGCCATGGAGCAGAAAGTGGAGCTGGAGCGGCTCAACAAGCAGTTCCGCGTGGAGATGGAGGACATCATGAGCTCCAAGGGCAAGAGC GTCCATGAGCTGAAGCCCAGGTGGCTTCTGGAGCAGCAGGTGAAGGAGTtgaagacccagctggaggagctggaggatgAGCTGCAGGACACTGAAAATGCCAATCTGCAGCTGGAGGTCAACCTGCAGGCCATGAAGATCCAGTTCGAGCGGGACCTGCAGGGCCGGGACGAGCAGagtgaggagaagcagcagcagctggtcaGACAG GTgcgggagatggaggcagagctggaggaCGAGAGGAAGAGGCACTCCATGGCAGTGGCCGCCCGGAAGAAGCTGGAGATTGACCTGGAGGCGCACATTGACTCGGCCAACAAGAACTGGGATGAAGCCATCGAGCAGCTGTGGAAGTGGCGG gcccaggtTAAACACTGCATGCGTGAGCTGGACGACACACGCGCCTCTCGCGAGGAGATCCTGGCCCAGGCCAAAGAGAATGAGAGGAACCTGAAGAGTGTGGAGGCTGAGATGATCCACTTGCACAAG ctcctggcagaGGAGAAGACCATCTCTGCCAAGTATGCAGAGGAGCGTGACCGGGCCGAGGCCAGGGCCCGAGAGAAGGAGACCAAGGTGCTGTTGCTGGCCCGGGCCCTGAAGGAAGCCATGGAGCAGAAAGTGGAGCTGGAGCGGCTCAACAAGCAGTTCCGCGTGGAGATGGAGGACATCATGAGCTCCAAGGGCAAGAGC GTCCATGAGCTGAAGTCCAGGTGGCTTCTGGAGCAGCAGGTGAAGGAGTtgaagacccagctggaggagttGGAGGATGAGCTGCAGGACACTGAAAATGCCAATCTGCAGCTGGAGGTCAACCTGCAGGCCATGAAGATCCAGTTCGAGCGGGACCTGCAGGGCCGGGACGAGCAGAgcgaggagaagcagcagcagctggccAGACAG GTgcgggagatggaggcagagctggaggaCGAGAGGAAGAGGCACTCCATGGCAGTGGCCGCCCGGAAGAAGCTGGAGATTGACCTGGAGGCACACATTGACTCGGCCAACAGGAACTGGGATGAAGCCATCGAGCAGCTGTGGAAGTGGCGG gcccaggtTAAACACTGCATGCGTGAGCTGGACGACACACGCGCCTCTCGCGAGGAGATCCTGGCCCAGGCCAAAGAGAATGAGAGGAACCTGAAGAGTGTGGAGGCCGAGATGATCCACTTGCACAAG ctcctggcagaGGAGAAAACCATCTCTGCCAAGTATGCAGAGGAGCGTGACCGGGCCGAGGCCAGGGCCCGAGAGGAGACCAAGGCGCTATCGCTGGCCCGGGCCCTGAAGGAAGCCATGGAGCAGAAAGTGGAGCTGGAGCGGCTCAACAAGCAGTTCCGCGTGGAGATGGAGGACATCATGAGCTCCAAGGGCAAGAGC GTCCATGAGCTGAAGTCCAGGCGGCTTCTGGAGCAGCAGGTGGACGAGTtgaagacccagctggaggagctggaggatgAGCTGCAGGACACTGAAAATGCCAATCTGCAGCTGGAGGTCAACCTGCAGGCCATGAAGATCCAGTTCGAGCGGGACCTGCAGGGCCGGGACGAGCAGagtgaggagaagcagcagcagctggtcaGACAG GTgcgggagatggaggcagagctggaggaCGAGAGGAAGAGGCACTCCATGGCAGTGGCCGCCCGGAAGAAGCTGGAGATTGACCTGGAGGCGCACATTGACTCGGCCAACAGGAACTGGGATGAAGCCATCGAGCAGCTGCGGAAGCGGCGG gcccaggtTAAACACTGCATGCGTGAGCTGGACGACACACGCACCTCTCGCGAGGAGATCCTGGCCCCGGCCAAAGAGAATGAGAGGAACCTGAAGAGTGTGGAGGCCGAGATGATCTGCTTGCACGAG GAACTGGCAGCCGCGGAGCGTGCCAAGCGCCAGGCCCGGCAGGAGCAGGACGACCTGCTTGTGGACCTGGACCACCAGCGCCAGATAGTGTGCCACCTGGAGAAGCAGAAGTTTGACCAG ctcctggcagaGGAGAAGACCATCTCTGCCAAGTATGCAGAGGAGCGTGACCGGGCCGAGGCCGAGGCCCGAGAGAAGGAGACCAAGGCGCTGTCGCTGGCCCGGGCCCTGAAGGAAGCCATGGAGCAGAAAGTGGAGCTGGAGCGGCTCAACAAGCAGTTCCGCGTGGAGATGGAGGACATCATGAGCTCCAAGGGCAAGAGC GTCCATGAGCTGAAGCCCAGGTGGCTTCTGGAGCAGCAGGTGGAGTtgaagacccagctggaggagctggaggatgAGCTGCAGGACACTGAAAATGCCAATCTGCAGCTGGAGGTCAACCTGCAGGCCATGAAGATCCAGTTCGAGCGGGACCTGCAGGGCCGGGACGAGCAGagtgaggagaagcagcagcagctggtcaGACAG GCATGGGGACCTGCCGTTTGCCCCGACGATTGCTCGGATGAGGAGGTGGATGGCAAAGTAGATGGAACTGAGGCCAAACTTCTGAATAAGCCTCCTCTCCTGCAGCCTGAGACACATGGACAGGCGGacactgcagcctccccttccCAGACCCTGCCGCACACCTCCCCCGACCTTGGGACTGTTGTGAACGTGCCTCCCACGCCCATACCGTCTCCCTCCAGGCACGAGGGTAGTTTACCTGCACGGTAG